The Triticum urartu cultivar G1812 chromosome 6, Tu2.1, whole genome shotgun sequence genome includes the window TAGAGGAGGGGCGTTGGGTGTCCAAGATGCAGTCGTTACAATGCTTCCAAAGCAACGGTGGCTATGAGAGAAACGATGGATGTGAAACTCTTGCGCAGCTGCACCGACACTAGGTGGAAGGAGTTCGCCCACCATCACATGAATGAAATGTCTTGGGCGAGAAGGAGGGTCGTAAGCCCGCACCGGGAGAAGACCTCGTGCCAAACTTGGTGCGAGAAGGAGCAGTTGCAGGGTAGGTTCTGCGTGCACTCTAGTTCCTGGTCACAGAGAGCGCAGGAGACCTCACGGGGAAAGCCGCGATAGGCAGTCCAGCACCGGTTTGGCATTTCAATACCGATCTTTTGGTCACATCGATGTCTTCAGTTCCTTCTTCCTTTAGaatgttttgttttgtttttcatAACTACACAATTTATGTTTTTGTTTACTGAGAAAAAAAGAGATAATATCTATATGTTTTTAAATATAAGACGTTTTGCAGTTCACAGATATTGCAAATTCAGTTACCTAAAGAGTAGATGGTCCCAACGAAACAGCGCTCGTTCGTGTAATGGCTATAGCTTTGCTGCTGTTGTCCCAAGGAGCCAACTTCACTTcacttagagcatctccaacaggcgctTTCAACAGGGAAAAAAAGAAGAGAATTTGCCACAAAAATGGAAGTAAATAGTGCAATGGCATTAGTGAAATAAGCTCTCAAATATTTGGACATTCTCTGCTATCAATTCTTTAAATAGACCACTCCACTGGTCCGTCCGTCCAACCCCCCACTTACATAGCCACAACCCACAACGAGCACTTGCGTATTGTGATCTTTCCGCTGCGCGTGCTTCCCTCGTAGCTCATCACCAATCTACCCGCAGCTCAGCTCCTCACCGGCGATGGGGAACTGCCTGGTGATCCAGGACAGAAGGGAGATCAAGGTGATGAGCGTGGTCGACGGCGAAGTCCTCAAGCCGCTCCCGGCGCCACCCCTCTCCAAGGGCGCCCTCGCACGCGTCTCCGGCTCCTCCGACGCCGACGACGCGCTCCGGCCGCAGAAGCAAGGCCTCGACGGCCGGGCGGGCGGCATGGGGCAGTTGCACCGCCTGTTCCCCTCCGATGCTAAGGCGCCTCCTGCCGCCGCGGCTGACCCGGAGGGCGCCGTCGTGAGGGTGAAGCTGGTCATCAGCAAGCAGGAGCTGAGGAGGATGCTGGGCAAGGACGACGAGGCCGTCTCCATGGACGACATGGTGGCTCTCCTGCGAGGAGGGTCGGAGGACCGGAAGCAGGAGGACGTCGGTTGCTACAGAGGGTGGCGGCCTGCCTTGCATAGCATACCTGAAGGCAGCGGTGATCTATATTCTATATTAGCATAAGAAATTAGCTCGAAGAAAATACATATATGGATACTAAGCATAAGAAAATATGCATGTATTTATATTCACATAGTAGAAAATAGAGGTCATAGTTGGGTAGATTTTCTGCTAGTAGTTTTGGGATAGGGGTTATCTTCAGGTTGTCTTGTTTGGTGGGTGCATATACCATGTAAGACAAGTTAAAGATAGTCCTGGAAATCAAACGAGACAATATAAACTTAATTATTGATGGCATAATACTGATATACTCGTTGCTGTACTAAGTTTACTCTTTTTTTTTTCATTATTTCACAAGCTCTGAAGTACACCACAGTAGCACACCAGGTATTAATTGGGTCAAATGACTCCACTACTCAAGGTACCATGATTTCGGCTCTGGAATAGGAGTACCTTCTATTCTCAATAGGACACACTCCTAGCCTGGCTTCAAAGATGAGTAACGACTCTGCAAGACATCTCTGCCCGCCATAATTAAGCACGCAGAAGATTCAGTCAATGAATTCTGGACCTACTTGAAGGAAATCGCGATAACCGATGATTTATCAAGTAATATGTGATCTTCTTGGAGGACCGCCTCCGCCGAAGCAATCGCTCCCACAACATCATTTTTTACAGGGAAGCAACCATGCTAGTGTCCCCTCACCTGTGCCGCCAATCGGCATAGCCGGTTATCAGACAGAGAGTAGTGGCAGTCGACCAAGTAGCCCCGCTGTCAATTTGAGAGGGAAAAAAGTTCTTCAGTATTTATATCCTCATGTCAACAAAATTAATTTCCCTCAGTGAACTACCATTAGCATGCACTACCATGCTGCCACTTTTTTGGTTGGATTTAGTGAAATAATTTGTTTCTGTTGGCCACCTCTTTTGTTGTCTCGACAGGTTTTAGTGGATTCAAAGCGCTCGATGAAATGGACTCAACACACAGGCGAACAAGAACAGAGGATGACTCAGTTGTGATCCAGGCAACAAATGCCGTCCTTTTTTTCTCAGTCAAGACTGAACCAGCAACACACGCCGGCTCCTCTCTTTTCATCTTCAGTACACCCAATGCGTGAACTGATGGCTGCAACAGGCACAGTCCACCATCAACCCACCCCACTGTGCCAGCAAAACACATTTGCACACTACAACAAACTAGATTTACTCTTAACAGTTTTGGCTCTGAAAACATGCTGGTCCTCAGCATTCAGAAAGAGTGAAATAAAAGCACTTGAGAGAGTATATACAACTCATCAGCATGTAAGCAAATTTTTAATTACACATGGAAGTGAAACAGGTAGGGTGTAAATGGAGCAGAACCGGTTAGAAATGACACAACAAGTAGGCATGGGATATGTCCAGCCGATGGACATAGATGTACCTGAACCCAAGACCCTTGCGATGCACCTCTCAAGTTCGAGCAAGCAGAAGATCATCCAGCTAGTCCATTTAAGACTTTCTTGTTGAACAGATTTTTAACACAGAAATCAGAGATTCTGAATGTCTGAAGTTTTTGGACATCTGGAATCTGGCAACTTTTGGTTCTTGATTCTTCCACGGGAGCAGGCAGAGTGCAACAATGAATTAAATCCCCTAGGTAACTGCTCTAATGCCATAAACTTAGCTTCTTattatctactccctccgttccataatataagacgtttttgcagttCCATATGAACTGCAAAATCGTCCTATATTATGGGACATTCAGAAAGAGTGGAATAAAAGCACTTCAGAGAGTCAATACAACGCCGCACCCATGGAAAAAAGAGTCGAAAAGGCAACTCATCGGGATGTAAGCAAAATTTTAATTAAACATGAAACAAGTAGGCATGCCATGAAACAAATAGGGTGAAAATGGAGCAGAACCTATTCTAAAAAAAAAATTGGTCAGAAATGGCACAACAAGTAGCCATGGGATATGTCCAGCCAATCGACATAGATGTACCTGAACCCAAGACCCTTGTGATGCACCTCTCAAGTTCAAGCAATCAGAAGATCATCCAACTAGTTCATTTAAGACTTTCTTGTTGAACAAATTTGTAACACAGAAATCAGAGATTCTTAATGTCTGATTTTTTTTTTGACATCTGGAATCTGGCAACTTTTGATTCTTTATTCTTCCACGGGAGCAGGCAAATCATTCCCTAGGTAAATGCTCTAATGCCATAAACTTAGCTTCTTattatctactccctccgtccggaaatacttgtctgAGAAATGGATGTATCTTATGGAGGGAGTAGATAATAAGAAGCTGAGTTACTAAATGTTGGGCACCATCTCAAATCCCTTCTGAAAATAAACTGAACAAAGTGCAAAGCAGTTACAGTTAAGGATCTAGTTTTAAAGTCCACAATGCACTGGTACTGAAAGTGCATTGGACCTCTAGATAAACACTAAAAGTTCATACCTACAGGAATTATACAAGCAATGTCAGTATGCCATAATTagcaactctctctctctctctctctctctctctctcttatatatatataatttacAAACAAAAATAACCTCTGGTTGTATATGGGCAGCATCGGCTCTATGTGGTGTTCCATGTATTGCCTCCCAAGTTCAACAAAAAAAACCATGCAATGTATAGTTTTCTGGCAGAAGTAGAATGATCCTTCTTGAGAGCATCTGCGGTGTATGGTGCTGTGATTGGATCAgtagacggatcgagtgtctggTTGCTTGCAGAACTAACCGTTCTTGGGCTGTGCTAGATTTACAAGTTATCCGCGGTCTCTAGGATTGAAGTCGATCTCAA containing:
- the LOC125513595 gene encoding uncharacterized protein LOC125513595 — its product is MGNCLVIQDRREIKVMSVVDGEVLKPLPAPPLSKGALARVSGSSDADDALRPQKQGLDGRAGGMGQLHRLFPSDAKAPPAAAADPEGAVVRVKLVISKQELRRMLGKDDEAVSMDDMVALLRGGSEDRKQEDVGCYRGWRPALHSIPEGSGDLYSILA